The Bacillus sp. Y1 genome has a window encoding:
- a CDS encoding GIY-YIG nuclease family protein, which translates to MFEILEPILIKSGLARMFDLRIKDDNTANSRPWVSYRVKSNIYKIRAFELWGEGPELFRIYYADNMNGNLKTLLDSLPEVSTSKKSYTDFKTDDYVSLATKIADILQSDEIILESKANSKLARSSKFEGLELPDVDTSQENVLGHTFTWREVIAIWEDNSEDNNLKKVLRQNGIYIQRSEDGKSRYIGSAYNSDGIIGRWMAHLNSLGDAQHLNLFVLENGYNSVIFSVIEFIEGTDSEIIKRESMWKKTLGTINRGPYNGIQLNNN; encoded by the coding sequence ATGTTTGAAATCTTAGAACCAATACTTATCAAAAGTGGACTAGCTCGAATGTTTGATTTAAGAATTAAGGATGATAACACTGCAAATTCAAGACCTTGGGTTTCGTATCGTGTTAAGAGCAATATATACAAAATAAGGGCATTTGAATTATGGGGAGAGGGCCCCGAATTATTTAGAATTTATTACGCTGATAATATGAATGGAAACCTTAAAACATTGTTGGATTCTTTACCAGAGGTGTCTACCTCCAAAAAATCATATACGGACTTTAAAACAGATGATTATGTTTCTTTAGCTACTAAAATAGCTGATATTTTACAGTCAGATGAAATCATATTAGAGAGCAAAGCAAATAGCAAACTAGCTCGTTCATCAAAGTTTGAGGGTCTTGAGTTACCCGATGTTGACACATCTCAAGAAAATGTCTTAGGACATACATTTACATGGAGAGAAGTTATTGCCATTTGGGAAGATAATTCCGAAGATAATAATCTAAAAAAGGTATTAAGACAAAATGGAATTTACATTCAAAGATCTGAAGATGGGAAAAGTAGATACATAGGTAGTGCCTATAACAGCGACGGAATTATAGGTAGATGGATGGCACATTTAAATTCTCTTGGAGATGCACAACATCTTAATTTGTTTGTTCTAGAAAACGGCTATAATTCAGTCATCTTCTCCGTCATTGAATTTATTGAAGGGACCGATTCTGAAATCATAAAGCGTGAATCGATGTGGAAGAAGACTCTTGGAACAATCAACCGCGGGCCATATAACGGAATTCAGTTGAATAATAATTAG